In Polynucleobacter sp. es-EL-1, the following are encoded in one genomic region:
- a CDS encoding DUF3147 family protein, which produces MAWIIAKYLLTAGMIVFISEVAKRSDRLGGFIAALPLMTLLTLVWLYVENQSEEKIANHAYYTFWYVIPTLPMFLLFPYLLPKLGFWMAMGACVVVTFVCFGLFALMMKGFGINLL; this is translated from the coding sequence ATGGCTTGGATCATCGCCAAATACTTACTAACCGCCGGAATGATTGTATTCATTTCTGAAGTAGCCAAACGCAGCGATCGACTGGGTGGCTTTATTGCGGCATTGCCGCTGATGACTCTTCTAACACTTGTATGGCTATATGTTGAAAACCAATCCGAAGAGAAGATAGCTAATCACGCTTATTACACCTTCTGGTATGTGATTCCCACCCTACCCATGTTTTTACTATTTCCATACTTGCTTCCAAAGTTAGGCTTTTGGATGGCTATGGGAGCTTGCGTAGTGGTGACATTTGTCTGTTTTGGCCTATTTGCCTTGATGATGAAGGGCTTTGGAATTAATCTTCTGTAA
- a CDS encoding lipid A biosynthesis acyltransferase, translating into MAAIQIIGAGIGVLIYLLSPRYRRRLYTNHESAAHYSGFKSTPWRVAAESGMMFADTLWIWRHPKSSIEKVSIEHLDQVIELSKNGKGLIVLASHLGGFEIVPRIFAEHTRATVMYRPARKKWVNELMLKSRKHPEIDFVEANISGVRQIKRALVKGEVVGLLADQVPSVGDGVWAKFFNQYAYTTSFPVKLARQANVAVLFVGAERLGLGKGWLIKSRLMTEAFPDCLVDACTEMNQCFEKMILSKPRQYMWSYNRYKRPAGAELPPTE; encoded by the coding sequence TTGGCAGCCATTCAAATTATTGGCGCTGGCATAGGCGTATTGATTTACTTATTATCTCCCAGGTACCGGCGACGTCTTTATACAAACCATGAGAGCGCAGCCCATTATTCGGGATTCAAATCAACCCCGTGGAGGGTGGCGGCTGAATCTGGAATGATGTTTGCTGACACATTATGGATTTGGCGACATCCAAAATCGTCCATTGAGAAAGTTAGCATAGAGCATTTAGATCAAGTTATTGAGCTATCCAAAAATGGAAAAGGCTTAATTGTTCTTGCTTCACATTTAGGGGGCTTTGAAATAGTGCCACGTATTTTTGCTGAGCATACAAGGGCAACAGTAATGTATAGACCAGCTAGAAAAAAATGGGTGAATGAGCTTATGCTTAAGTCACGTAAACACCCTGAAATTGATTTTGTTGAAGCAAATATCAGTGGTGTTCGTCAGATTAAACGAGCTTTGGTAAAAGGTGAGGTAGTTGGCCTATTGGCGGACCAGGTGCCCAGCGTTGGCGATGGAGTATGGGCTAAATTTTTTAATCAATATGCCTACACAACATCATTTCCAGTTAAATTGGCTCGCCAAGCGAACGTAGCAGTTCTTTTTGTGGGGGCAGAAAGGCTGGGGCTGGGAAAGGGCTGGCTAATTAAGAGTCGATTGATGACAGAAGCCTTTCCAGATTGCCTAGTTGATGCCTGCACAGAAATGAATCAATGTTTTGAGAAAATGATACTTTCAAAGCCACGCCAATATATGTGGTCTTACAATCGCTACAAAAGACCAGCGGGAGCAGAATTGCCTCCCACAGAGTAA
- a CDS encoding DUF1398 family protein, with protein MNALTKELLEKYAHESHAGLLTFPQVLTRLVGAGIESYFADYRDQSTTYYLSSNEAIRIPMKMPYIEIPNEFNREGVVAAIHGAQSDQVRYPQFLELTMLAGCIGYMVWITGKQASYFGRQGEVHIEYFPEE; from the coding sequence ATGAATGCTCTGACGAAAGAGCTTCTTGAAAAGTACGCCCATGAATCCCATGCGGGCCTTTTAACTTTTCCCCAGGTATTGACTCGTTTAGTCGGTGCCGGGATCGAATCTTATTTTGCCGACTATCGAGATCAGTCAACTACATATTATTTGTCCAGCAATGAAGCTATTCGCATCCCTATGAAAATGCCTTACATAGAGATTCCAAATGAATTTAATCGTGAGGGTGTTGTTGCGGCAATTCATGGGGCTCAGAGTGATCAGGTTAGATACCCACAGTTTTTGGAATTAACTATGTTGGCTGGCTGTATTGGGTATATGGTTTGGATCACTGGTAAACAGGCAAGTTATTTTGGTAGACAAGGCGAAGTGCATATAGAGTATTTCCCTGAAGAATAA
- a CDS encoding cupin domain-containing protein, whose product MKHLIAVLLTAFPLTSFAQLAQANQIPGEVKVTQILKATKEWDGSPLPPYPAKNPEITILRYEIPPGIRLPMHKHPVINAGVILQGQLTVTAKDGKQLILNEGDSIVELVDKWHYGANTGSVPVKLIMFYVGEVGVPLVIKGNQ is encoded by the coding sequence ATGAAGCATCTGATTGCAGTTCTATTGACAGCATTTCCGCTAACTTCATTTGCTCAGTTAGCGCAGGCCAATCAAATCCCGGGCGAAGTTAAAGTTACCCAGATTCTGAAGGCTACTAAAGAGTGGGACGGTAGCCCGCTTCCACCGTACCCTGCCAAGAACCCTGAAATTACTATTCTTCGCTATGAAATACCACCGGGCATAAGATTGCCCATGCATAAACATCCGGTAATTAATGCGGGCGTCATTCTGCAAGGGCAGCTCACGGTGACCGCAAAGGATGGTAAACAATTAATTTTGAATGAAGGTGACTCAATTGTTGAGTTGGTCGATAAATGGCACTATGGAGCCAACACAGGATCTGTACCCGTAAAACTCATTATGTTTTATGTTGGAGAGGTGGGAGTTCCTTTGGTAATTAAAGGCAATCAATGA
- a CDS encoding DUF6803 family protein, giving the protein MNMTHYMELLAVNQPWNLIIFMAIPIVLAETLAITELYILFTRKFDGAVYYLNRFSGIAVGIYFIGIIYYIVTNAIIPITRAGEWRTVIDVIAVTTYVIAGLPLIWIALQEFGLVNRALDQMGKLKIHAICVALFLVFGHVAMIAGMLDPSILGYKGASSHQMSSGADSHEFCHPEEHEKMAKQHQQMMGNGQMKQNMPMNTQGHNH; this is encoded by the coding sequence ATGAACATGACTCACTACATGGAGTTATTGGCTGTTAATCAGCCTTGGAATTTAATTATTTTTATGGCCATACCAATTGTTTTGGCCGAAACCTTAGCTATTACTGAGCTATATATACTCTTTACTCGTAAGTTCGATGGCGCAGTTTATTACCTCAATCGCTTTTCTGGAATTGCAGTGGGTATCTACTTTATCGGCATTATTTACTACATTGTGACTAATGCCATCATTCCTATTACACGGGCAGGTGAGTGGAGAACTGTGATTGATGTAATCGCTGTCACCACTTACGTCATCGCAGGATTGCCGCTGATCTGGATTGCCCTACAAGAGTTCGGTTTAGTTAATCGAGCACTAGATCAAATGGGTAAGTTAAAGATCCATGCGATCTGTGTTGCCTTGTTCTTGGTATTTGGACACGTCGCGATGATTGCAGGCATGCTAGATCCATCCATTCTTGGTTACAAGGGGGCTAGTTCTCATCAAATGAGTTCTGGTGCTGATAGCCATGAATTTTGTCATCCCGAAGAGCATGAAAAGATGGCGAAGCAACATCAGCAAATGATGGGTAATGGACAAATGAAACAAAACATGCCAATGAATACCCAAGGACACAACCACTAA
- a CDS encoding rhodanese-like domain-containing protein, translating into MKKILLALALASLVASPAFADNKAIAIDEMAGYLEFVDYGGGVIFAEQIPAEEYQKMMIIDARDKTQFDKSHIPGAVNIEWRQVLAQKDKIPKNKPVLIYCNTGSLSAQAGFVLRMAGYENLRILQGGYEEWKSKGGIDAYKKAVNKQPKH; encoded by the coding sequence ATGAAAAAAATATTACTTGCGCTTGCGCTGGCATCATTGGTGGCAAGCCCAGCATTTGCTGATAACAAAGCCATTGCGATTGATGAGATGGCAGGCTATTTAGAGTTTGTGGACTATGGTGGCGGGGTTATCTTTGCCGAGCAAATTCCTGCAGAAGAATATCAAAAGATGATGATTATTGATGCTCGGGATAAGACACAGTTTGATAAGAGTCATATTCCCGGCGCAGTCAATATTGAATGGCGACAAGTATTGGCGCAAAAAGATAAGATCCCCAAAAATAAACCAGTCTTGATTTACTGCAATACCGGCAGCCTTTCAGCGCAGGCAGGCTTTGTGCTTAGGATGGCAGGTTATGAGAATTTACGCATTCTTCAGGGTGGGTATGAAGAATGGAAATCCAAGGGCGGAATAGATGCTTATAAGAAGGCTGTAAATAAACAACCCAAGCATTAG
- a CDS encoding DUF411 domain-containing protein, producing the protein MKQINQQRRLISLGLVLLPTLSFAATEKPVITMWKSPTCGCCKDWADHVEKNGFFVKTYLDGNDEIRKKLGMPIQFGSCHTALIGGYAIEGHVPAKEIKRLLAEKPKAVGLAVPAMPVGSPGMDGPEYKGRKDAYDVLLIGFNGKSTIYQAYR; encoded by the coding sequence ATGAAACAAATAAATCAACAAAGGAGACTTATTTCTTTAGGATTGGTTTTATTGCCTACGCTGAGTTTTGCCGCCACTGAAAAACCTGTGATTACTATGTGGAAGAGTCCTACTTGCGGCTGTTGTAAAGATTGGGCTGACCATGTTGAGAAGAATGGTTTTTTTGTCAAAACTTATCTAGATGGCAATGATGAGATTCGCAAGAAGTTAGGAATGCCTATCCAATTTGGCTCTTGTCACACCGCATTAATTGGTGGGTACGCGATTGAAGGTCATGTGCCTGCTAAAGAAATTAAGCGACTCTTGGCAGAAAAGCCTAAAGCGGTTGGACTTGCTGTTCCTGCTATGCCAGTTGGCTCTCCGGGTATGGATGGTCCTGAATATAAGGGCAGAAAAGATGCTTACGATGTTTTATTAATTGGATTTAATGGCAAATCTACTATCTACCAAGCCTATAGGTAG
- a CDS encoding patatin-like phospholipase family protein yields the protein MTQSSRRHFLKTSVIGSASLVSVAGVESALAQPNIPKSTLELKAQEISKNLYADDGLAIPIASKPTVSRLAKGMDRTMVLGGGGEYYIAWYCGFFHGLLEQGLDMAKLPEMVVGTSAGSYMGSSLLSGEFLRLRSEFDFFGKFPEILAKIAPVTKPNLSQMRADQLNMSAVDGSIETRRVIGHAALAADNKLNGERLEKLAALLTGDSKKDWPTSRMYTTGIDCYTGERIVVSQQAARKNNIPLAHGAAASSSLPGVVGPTLLGQRYVMDGGICSNPAHVDLVAGSKRSLIITLTDGVTGAVLTTIPHPIAKNIKDIEASGTKTMWIVAGTPKGINLLDPKQIAGALRIGYERSKAEAAKIKAFWS from the coding sequence ATGACCCAATCTTCTCGCCGCCATTTCCTAAAAACATCCGTAATAGGATCTGCATCACTTGTCAGTGTTGCTGGAGTGGAGTCTGCCTTAGCTCAGCCAAATATTCCAAAATCAACGCTTGAGCTCAAGGCACAAGAGATTTCTAAAAATCTATACGCCGATGATGGTTTGGCAATTCCAATTGCTAGTAAACCTACAGTTTCAAGGCTAGCTAAGGGCATGGACCGTACTATGGTTCTGGGTGGTGGCGGTGAATACTACATCGCTTGGTATTGCGGATTTTTCCATGGCCTGCTTGAACAAGGTTTAGATATGGCCAAGCTACCTGAGATGGTTGTGGGGACTTCTGCTGGATCATATATGGGCTCATCATTACTATCAGGGGAATTCTTACGCTTGCGAAGTGAATTTGATTTCTTTGGAAAGTTTCCTGAAATCCTTGCCAAGATCGCACCAGTAACTAAGCCTAACCTCAGTCAAATGCGGGCAGATCAACTAAACATGAGTGCGGTTGATGGCAGCATTGAGACACGCAGAGTTATAGGCCATGCCGCCCTAGCCGCCGATAACAAGTTAAACGGTGAGCGTCTTGAAAAGCTGGCTGCATTGCTAACAGGAGATAGCAAAAAAGATTGGCCGACTAGTCGAATGTATACAACAGGCATTGACTGCTATACCGGAGAGCGCATAGTCGTCAGTCAACAGGCTGCTAGAAAAAATAATATCCCCTTGGCTCATGGTGCTGCAGCCAGTAGCTCCTTGCCCGGTGTTGTTGGGCCAACTTTATTGGGCCAGCGTTATGTCATGGATGGCGGCATTTGTTCTAATCCGGCGCATGTGGATTTAGTGGCCGGCTCTAAACGATCCTTGATTATTACCTTGACTGATGGCGTGACAGGTGCAGTTCTCACGACGATTCCACACCCCATTGCTAAAAACATTAAAGACATAGAGGCTTCTGGCACCAAGACGATGTGGATCGTTGCAGGAACCCCGAAGGGCATAAATTTGCTTGACCCCAAACAAATTGCAGGCGCCCTACGCATTGGTTATGAGCGATCCAAAGCTGAGGCAGCAAAAATAAAAGCATTTTGGAGCTAA
- a CDS encoding DUF1134 domain-containing protein: MLLITQSGFVGCNQWRSYMTSIRKVLSFLILGLSVLSFGASAADAPKKPSGTVSINETQFALIVGGSTGGGVLTYQGKKYPFKIGGMSLGANVGVSKLSASGEVYDLADLAKFPGTFTKLESSITLGGGVGGTILKNENGVIMRLTSTSEGLQLNLSASGVTVKFDK, encoded by the coding sequence ATGTTGCTAATTACGCAATCAGGATTTGTAGGTTGCAATCAGTGGAGAAGTTACATGACAAGTATTCGTAAAGTACTATCGTTTTTAATCTTGGGATTATCTGTTTTGAGTTTTGGCGCAAGCGCTGCAGACGCACCCAAAAAGCCATCTGGCACAGTGAGCATTAATGAAACTCAATTTGCCTTAATTGTTGGCGGTAGCACTGGCGGCGGCGTGTTAACCTACCAAGGAAAAAAATATCCTTTCAAAATTGGTGGCATGAGTCTTGGGGCCAATGTGGGCGTATCTAAACTCTCTGCTAGTGGCGAAGTTTATGACCTGGCTGATCTTGCCAAATTCCCAGGCACTTTTACTAAGCTTGAGAGCAGTATTACATTGGGTGGCGGTGTTGGCGGAACAATACTAAAAAATGAGAATGGTGTCATCATGCGCCTAACAAGCACCTCTGAGGGCCTCCAGTTAAATCTGAGCGCCAGTGGTGTCACTGTTAAATTTGACAAGTAA
- a CDS encoding trimeric intracellular cation channel family protein, whose protein sequence is MDSQTLNFWLGSLATIAFAITAVLAVNEKDDIDIFAVVVLGGITAVGGGTLRDLMLGVPVFWLPDATEIRLAVLASACVFIARPLFRINKVYLLMLYLDAFGAALFAVQGTLKVWELGYTIPILPLIFGVMSAIGGGVIRDVIAGRKTLLMSSELYIIPVLLGCVSMIAVLKFFPEHALLGEVLCSAQIFLFRACAIHWNLSVPNFLVLRSKK, encoded by the coding sequence ATGGACTCTCAAACACTTAATTTCTGGTTAGGAAGTTTAGCTACGATTGCTTTTGCAATCACGGCAGTTCTTGCGGTTAATGAGAAAGACGATATTGACATTTTCGCAGTAGTTGTTTTGGGTGGAATTACTGCTGTAGGCGGTGGAACCTTGCGCGATCTGATGCTTGGTGTGCCGGTATTTTGGCTGCCAGATGCTACGGAGATTCGCTTGGCTGTTCTGGCTAGTGCATGCGTCTTTATCGCAAGACCACTTTTTAGAATCAATAAGGTGTATTTATTAATGCTGTACCTAGACGCCTTTGGCGCGGCCTTGTTTGCCGTGCAGGGGACTCTTAAGGTTTGGGAGCTTGGTTACACCATACCAATTCTTCCCCTTATTTTTGGTGTGATGTCTGCTATAGGTGGCGGGGTAATTAGAGATGTGATCGCTGGACGGAAAACACTTTTAATGTCCAGCGAGCTTTATATTATTCCAGTGCTTTTGGGTTGCGTATCTATGATTGCAGTATTAAAGTTTTTCCCTGAGCATGCTCTTCTTGGCGAGGTGCTTTGTTCTGCACAAATATTCTTATTTAGGGCTTGTGCAATTCACTGGAATTTAAGCGTACCGAATTTCTTAGTGTTGAGATCTAAAAAATAA
- a CDS encoding MAPEG family protein yields MLLITSIIAAALTIIFIKLSFAVIGLRKKNQVGLGSGGHEDLERAIRAQGNFAEYVPFGIILIACLELNGAPWWLVAISGITLIIGRLIHAIGIHEPPPEFSKRILGMKLTFATLIALVVLNLGWALYELVG; encoded by the coding sequence ATGTTATTAATCACCTCAATTATTGCCGCCGCCTTAACGATCATCTTTATCAAACTCTCATTTGCTGTTATTGGCCTTAGAAAAAAGAATCAGGTTGGCTTGGGAAGTGGGGGTCACGAGGATCTTGAGAGGGCGATTCGTGCACAAGGAAACTTTGCTGAATACGTGCCTTTCGGAATCATCTTGATCGCTTGCTTAGAGTTAAATGGAGCCCCTTGGTGGTTGGTGGCGATATCAGGCATCACTTTAATCATTGGACGATTAATTCACGCTATAGGTATTCATGAGCCACCACCAGAGTTCAGTAAGCGTATTTTGGGCATGAAGCTCACATTTGCTACCTTGATTGCATTGGTTGTTTTGAACTTGGGATGGGCCCTATATGAGCTAGTTGGATAG
- a CDS encoding YoaK family protein — protein sequence MRIPEHKFGIYLLACVCGLVDVTSFVGLHGVFSAMMTGNMLLFAVALSEGQPFELGFKYLRALIGFAVGVIVATRMMKACGAGNRSRKVFWFVWLLIGLAMLLAFWRQPETHHLLRDVLVNLLSMSMGAMTVIIRVHGIPDLATTLFTGTYTALIAESPLGGSKSDRWLRRLISILLFISSAALGGYLAKINPAYTLGLAFVVMSMAMVIFQKSAQEQADPPS from the coding sequence ATGCGCATACCAGAGCATAAATTTGGCATTTATCTTTTAGCCTGTGTTTGCGGCTTGGTGGATGTGACTTCTTTTGTTGGGCTTCATGGAGTATTCTCGGCCATGATGACTGGCAATATGCTGCTGTTTGCTGTGGCACTTTCAGAAGGTCAGCCATTTGAATTGGGGTTTAAATATCTTCGTGCTCTGATAGGTTTCGCTGTTGGTGTGATTGTTGCCACCAGAATGATGAAGGCTTGTGGTGCTGGCAATCGTTCACGCAAAGTTTTTTGGTTTGTTTGGCTTTTAATTGGACTGGCGATGTTACTGGCATTTTGGCGCCAGCCTGAAACACATCATCTCCTCAGAGATGTTCTAGTAAATCTTTTATCTATGTCTATGGGTGCAATGACTGTAATTATTCGGGTCCATGGCATCCCTGATCTTGCGACGACATTATTTACTGGGACATATACAGCTCTGATTGCTGAATCTCCCCTGGGCGGTAGCAAGAGTGATAGATGGCTGAGAAGGCTAATTTCCATTTTGCTATTTATTAGCAGTGCAGCACTAGGGGGCTACTTAGCAAAAATAAATCCCGCATATACCCTGGGATTAGCGTTTGTGGTGATGTCGATGGCTATGGTGATATTTCAAAAGTCTGCACAGGAGCAGGCTGACCCGCCGTCATGA
- a CDS encoding calcium:proton antiporter — translation MITALILTTALIAAVLASVYFAEIIAHRVGQPYGTLILAIAVTVIEVALIASILLSRSPGSEAVVRDSIFATIMIVCNGIVGVSLLIGAIKHHETIFKSEGSNIALALLITASTLAFVLPTYTTSTPGPNYTLPQLRGAAIACFILYVTYVYAQTIRHKTLFLAPVFDHAVHGSKSHPKPSNQKTIISAFALIMALIAVIVLAKQLAPFIEAGVQAVGAPHEVVGILIACLVLLPESFTAIRQAIDNKMQNSFNLAYGSGLASVGLTIPVVAILSYVFGITLTLGLDAKSLVFLMLTFILSIMTISMGRATFAQGIIHLVVFGAYLRLSITP, via the coding sequence ATGATTACAGCGCTTATTCTGACAACCGCACTCATAGCCGCAGTACTTGCTTCGGTATATTTTGCTGAAATTATCGCGCATCGCGTTGGCCAACCTTATGGCACATTGATACTAGCCATTGCCGTTACTGTCATTGAGGTAGCCTTGATTGCTAGTATTTTATTAAGCAGAAGTCCTGGTAGCGAAGCGGTTGTGCGGGACTCAATCTTCGCCACCATCATGATTGTGTGCAACGGCATAGTGGGCGTTAGCTTGCTAATAGGTGCCATCAAACATCATGAGACTATTTTTAAGTCCGAGGGTAGCAATATTGCATTAGCGCTTTTAATCACGGCATCCACACTCGCTTTTGTGTTGCCTACCTACACAACCAGCACACCAGGGCCAAATTACACCCTTCCTCAACTACGAGGTGCTGCAATAGCGTGTTTTATTTTGTACGTAACCTATGTGTATGCTCAGACTATTCGTCACAAGACACTGTTTTTGGCACCCGTCTTTGATCACGCTGTGCATGGATCAAAATCCCATCCAAAGCCAAGCAATCAGAAAACGATCATCAGCGCCTTTGCGCTCATCATGGCATTAATTGCTGTGATTGTGCTTGCCAAGCAATTGGCGCCATTTATTGAGGCTGGAGTTCAGGCGGTAGGAGCGCCCCATGAAGTTGTTGGAATTCTGATTGCTTGTTTAGTGCTGTTGCCGGAGTCTTTTACAGCAATTAGGCAGGCAATTGATAACAAGATGCAAAATAGTTTTAATTTAGCGTATGGGTCGGGCTTGGCCAGTGTAGGCCTCACCATTCCAGTAGTAGCTATTCTTTCTTATGTCTTTGGCATCACCCTAACGCTTGGCCTCGATGCCAAATCATTAGTCTTCTTAATGCTGACCTTCATCTTAAGCATCATGACGATTTCCATGGGAAGGGCTACATTTGCTCAGGGCATCATTCATTTAGTCGTTTTCGGGGCGTATTTGCGTTTAAGCATTACCCCTTGA
- a CDS encoding alpha/beta hydrolase, protein MKWLLGICTLVCLNQAIAQTMTPILLEVDVGRESGVFSKSPVVQRAILLKPSVPSDTALLFYRGWSGIANIKSENDWKRNLNYLKNNTELFAQSGIALVVMDCPSDENKVAPGNKPLACNDDYRSSKQHADDVRKIIALLKEKYGINNFYVMGHSYGTVSSKWLAKNLGNEIQGSIHSASMTVANNYNRSYGSSVESFDMAALKAPVLNIHHGDDQCSHTPYSTVVAYSKSNLITVRGGEGTGDICGGTHLHSMAGREELATKAIIQWIKTRQVEAVVGS, encoded by the coding sequence ATGAAATGGTTATTGGGCATCTGCACTCTAGTTTGCTTAAATCAGGCAATCGCTCAGACAATGACCCCCATCCTTTTAGAGGTTGATGTGGGGAGGGAGTCGGGAGTTTTTTCAAAATCACCAGTTGTACAAAGAGCGATCTTATTAAAACCATCAGTCCCATCAGATACTGCATTACTCTTTTATCGTGGCTGGTCTGGAATTGCGAACATCAAGTCTGAAAACGATTGGAAGCGAAATCTAAACTATTTAAAGAACAACACGGAGTTATTTGCCCAGTCAGGTATTGCGCTGGTAGTCATGGATTGCCCAAGCGATGAAAATAAAGTTGCCCCTGGTAATAAGCCTCTAGCTTGTAATGACGATTATCGATCGTCAAAGCAGCATGCCGATGATGTGCGAAAAATTATTGCGCTTCTAAAGGAAAAGTATGGCATCAATAATTTCTACGTCATGGGCCATAGCTATGGAACAGTCTCATCGAAGTGGCTAGCTAAAAATCTGGGCAATGAAATACAGGGCAGTATTCACTCTGCATCTATGACCGTAGCTAATAATTACAACAGGAGTTATGGCTCTTCAGTAGAGTCATTTGATATGGCAGCATTAAAAGCCCCGGTGCTTAACATTCATCATGGAGATGACCAATGTTCACATACGCCATATTCAACCGTGGTGGCGTATTCTAAAAGTAATCTGATTACCGTAAGGGGTGGCGAAGGAACTGGAGATATTTGTGGGGGCACCCATCTTCATTCCATGGCCGGAAGAGAGGAGCTTGCCACTAAGGCAATTATTCAGTGGATTAAAACCCGTCAGGTTGAAGCTGTTGTTGGCTCATAG
- a CDS encoding cupin domain-containing protein, translating into MQEIDRLVNTLQLEPHPEGGFYKEMHRSTTVVRDANGASKKSALTSIYYLLSGNDFSSWHRISSDETWYFHLGCDVLIYFFDQNKILQTLQLGHESQNLQATILANTWFAAKPLQQDSFSLVSCAVAPGFEFEDFEIANRAALLTEFGNSADNRKAIEDFTRV; encoded by the coding sequence ATGCAAGAAATAGATAGGCTTGTGAATACGCTACAACTAGAGCCCCATCCAGAGGGTGGTTTTTATAAGGAAATGCATCGATCTACAACCGTTGTACGAGATGCAAATGGGGCGAGCAAGAAAAGTGCGTTAACTAGCATCTACTATCTGCTCTCAGGTAATGACTTTTCATCTTGGCATCGAATTAGCTCTGATGAAACTTGGTACTTTCATCTTGGTTGTGATGTGCTGATTTACTTTTTTGATCAAAATAAAATCTTGCAGACCTTACAACTAGGGCATGAATCTCAGAATTTACAGGCAACCATTCTTGCCAATACTTGGTTTGCCGCTAAACCTCTACAACAAGATTCCTTTAGCTTAGTCAGTTGTGCAGTAGCGCCCGGCTTTGAATTTGAAGATTTTGAAATTGCAAACCGAGCGGCTTTATTAACAGAATTTGGCAACTCGGCAGACAATAGGAAAGCGATTGAGGATTTCACGCGGGTTTAA